One genomic region from Harpia harpyja isolate bHarHar1 chromosome 1, bHarHar1 primary haplotype, whole genome shotgun sequence encodes:
- the MED10 gene encoding mediator of RNA polymerase II transcription subunit 10 yields MRGRPEAGWGKTAVMAMAEKFDSLEEHLEKFVENIRQLGIIVSDFQPSSQAGLNQKLNFMVTGLQDIDKCRQQLHDISVPLEVFEYIDQGRNPQLYTKECLERALAKNEQVKGKIDTMKKFKSLLIQELTKVFPEDMAKYKAIRGEDPPP; encoded by the exons ATGCGCGGGCGGCCGGAAGCGGGGTGGGGGAAGACGGCGGTGATGGCGATGGCGGAGAAGTTCGACTCTCTAGAGGAGCacctggagaagtttgtggagaacatCCGGCAGCTCGGCATTATCGTTAGCGActtccagcccagcagccaggctgggctcaACCAGAAATT gaaTTTCATGGTGACGGGCTTGCAGGATATCGACAAGTGCCGGCAACAGCTTCACGATATCAGTGTGCCCTTGGAAGTTTTTGA ATACATAGATCAAGGCCGCAATCCTCAGCTTTACACTAAAGAGTGTCTGGAGCGAGCTTTGGCTAAAAATGAgcaagtaaaaggaaaaatagacaCAATGAAG aaattTAAAAGTCTGTTAATTCAAGAACTGACAAAGGTGTTCCCAGAAGACATGGCTAAGTACAAAGCTATTCGAGGAGAAGATCCTCCTCCTTAA